Proteins encoded within one genomic window of Acinetobacter sp. WCHA55:
- a CDS encoding cation:proton antiporter — translation MPHDVDLIILLAVGFGLALIFGYLAVRLRLPPLIGYLIAGIIISPNTPGIVADIHLANQLAELGVMFLMFGVGMHFSLNDLLQVRRIALPGAILQIAVATLLGIGVSMIWGWSFGSALVFGLSLSCASTVVLLKALGDRGLLNSVNGKIAVGWLLVEDLVMVLVLVLLPATAALLGGEAFAGSGNDNIWLTLGITLLKVVGFIAFMLIIGKRLVPMIMQFVARLGSRELFTLTVVAAAVSIAFGAYKIFGVSMALGAFFAGMVVKESDFSHRAEEETLPLREIFAILFFVAVGMLFDPRILVEQPVHVLAVVAIIMIGKTIAAMALVLFFRYPINTALTVGASLAQIGEFSFILATLGVSLKLLSLEGQNLILAGALISITLNSFVFSAIEPVQRWIRERSHLARLLERSGDPLAMLPDEVSQDYLRDQVVIVGHGEVGRRITKQLMAEDIKVVIAEENREIVENLREKGIAAVSGMATDPGVLIQAHIQHARLLVLSPMDILDIHKIVDIAKTLNPEIQVLVCAESKEEAEVIRRDQIGEVYFAKEEMAKNMTNHILNQIQIAHHQAPTH, via the coding sequence GTGCCTCATGACGTAGATCTCATTATATTACTTGCTGTCGGTTTTGGACTTGCGCTCATTTTCGGCTATCTTGCAGTACGCTTACGCCTTCCCCCGCTCATTGGTTACCTGATCGCCGGTATCATTATTAGCCCCAATACCCCCGGTATTGTCGCAGACATTCATCTGGCGAACCAATTGGCTGAACTTGGGGTTATGTTCCTCATGTTTGGTGTGGGTATGCATTTTTCCCTCAATGACTTATTACAAGTCCGACGCATTGCACTGCCAGGTGCTATTTTACAAATTGCTGTCGCGACCCTTCTCGGAATAGGCGTCAGTATGATCTGGGGGTGGAGTTTTGGCTCTGCCTTAGTCTTCGGCTTAAGCCTGTCTTGTGCCAGCACAGTGGTATTACTCAAAGCACTGGGAGACCGTGGTCTACTCAATTCGGTCAACGGTAAAATTGCCGTAGGTTGGCTCTTGGTTGAAGATCTGGTCATGGTATTGGTATTGGTACTCTTACCTGCTACAGCAGCACTACTCGGCGGAGAAGCCTTTGCAGGCAGTGGTAACGACAACATTTGGCTTACCTTAGGCATCACCCTGCTCAAAGTGGTAGGCTTCATTGCTTTTATGCTGATCATTGGGAAACGTCTTGTTCCAATGATCATGCAATTTGTCGCTCGCCTTGGTTCGCGTGAACTGTTTACCTTAACCGTCGTGGCTGCTGCGGTATCCATTGCTTTCGGTGCTTATAAAATTTTTGGTGTTTCCATGGCACTGGGCGCTTTCTTTGCGGGGATGGTCGTTAAAGAGTCTGACTTTAGCCATCGTGCCGAAGAAGAAACTCTCCCTCTACGTGAAATTTTTGCCATTTTGTTCTTTGTTGCCGTGGGCATGTTATTTGACCCACGTATATTAGTGGAACAACCTGTGCATGTGCTTGCAGTCGTTGCCATTATCATGATCGGCAAAACCATCGCGGCTATGGCGTTGGTGCTCTTTTTCCGCTACCCCATCAATACAGCTCTCACTGTAGGGGCTTCACTGGCACAAATTGGTGAGTTTTCCTTCATCTTAGCGACACTCGGGGTTTCACTTAAACTCTTGTCCTTAGAAGGACAAAACCTGATATTGGCAGGCGCTTTGATCTCCATTACCTTAAACAGTTTTGTGTTCTCGGCAATTGAGCCTGTACAACGCTGGATTCGTGAGCGCTCACATCTAGCACGCTTACTGGAACGTAGTGGAGACCCATTGGCAATGCTGCCTGATGAAGTTTCACAAGACTACTTACGTGATCAAGTGGTGATTGTTGGACATGGTGAAGTGGGGCGTCGAATTACCAAACAATTGATGGCCGAAGACATTAAAGTCGTAATTGCGGAAGAAAACCGTGAAATTGTAGAAAATCTGCGTGAAAAAGGCATTGCGGCTGTTTCTGGGATGGCGACAGACCCTGGCGTACTAATTCAAGCCCATATTCAACATGCGCGCCTGCTGGTACTTTCCCCGATGGATATTTTAGATATTCATAAAATCGTGGATATCGCCAAAACCCTCAATCCTGAAATTCAAGTCTTGGTGTGTGCGGAAAGTAAAGAAGAAGCTGAAGTGATTCGCCGCGATCAAATTGGTGAAGTTTATTTTGCAAAAGAGGAAATGGCTAAAAATATGACCAATCATATTTTAAATCAAATTCAGATTGCACATCATCAAGCACCCACCCACTAA
- a CDS encoding DUF6586 family protein, whose translation MTRVARYHADRTNQKLYFARLSCQQAEQIDHVQQVQAYREAAVFHLHGAVLAFLQELVRYYRLNDLNPTLKSIEEHMAAKGQVSPEVTVMQQLSKEGFIAELKRAYRLCQYAPEPSTPEPESETSSNLIIKVTQTPQAWLPDTKILREWHRDLTALIDGFRNEMVEF comes from the coding sequence ATGACTCGTGTTGCCCGTTACCATGCTGATCGCACTAACCAAAAACTCTACTTTGCTCGACTTTCATGTCAACAAGCAGAGCAAATTGATCATGTGCAACAAGTTCAGGCTTACCGTGAGGCTGCTGTGTTTCACTTGCATGGCGCGGTGCTTGCGTTTCTACAAGAGCTGGTCCGTTACTACCGCTTAAATGACTTAAACCCAACGCTGAAGTCCATAGAAGAGCATATGGCAGCTAAAGGACAAGTCTCGCCTGAAGTGACTGTGATGCAACAACTGTCGAAAGAAGGTTTCATTGCTGAGTTAAAACGTGCTTATCGCTTGTGTCAGTATGCACCAGAGCCAAGTACGCCTGAACCGGAGTCAGAAACTTCATCCAATCTGATCATTAAAGTGACTCAAACTCCTCAAGCATGGTTACCCGATACCAAAATTTTACGTGAGTGGCATCGAGACTTAACAGCGTTGATTGATGGCTTTCGGAATGAGATGGTTGAATTCTAA
- a CDS encoding ASCH domain-containing protein produces MKKIYPALSIVAPMGRHIAQGKKTLEIRSWRPTHLPLKNLLIVENQHYLTQEGDEELGYAVAMVDVESIHSWREDEFDSAMASYWEEGYWAWVLTNVRPIHISMPVIAKRKIYFIEIDHA; encoded by the coding sequence ATGAAAAAAATTTATCCAGCTTTATCGATTGTTGCTCCGATGGGTCGACACATTGCACAAGGAAAAAAGACTTTAGAAATACGTTCTTGGCGCCCTACACATTTGCCGTTGAAAAATTTATTGATTGTTGAAAATCAGCATTATTTGACACAAGAGGGTGATGAAGAGTTGGGGTATGCTGTTGCTATGGTTGATGTTGAGTCGATTCACTCATGGAGAGAAGATGAGTTTGATTCGGCTATGGCATCGTATTGGGAAGAGGGATATTGGGCTTGGGTACTGACAAATGTGCGTCCAATCCATATTTCGATGCCTGTCATAGCAAAAAGAAAGATTTATTTTATTGAAATAGATCATGCATAA
- a CDS encoding RNA recognition motif domain-containing protein, which yields MKILVRNLERTVAEAELLELFKQYGTVASCNLILDAATGKSKGFAFVEMPHAREAIKAIKGLNTLRLHGTGIRVKQAEDKPEKPEA from the coding sequence ATGAAAATTTTAGTTCGTAATTTAGAGCGTACAGTGGCTGAAGCTGAACTGCTTGAATTATTTAAGCAATATGGCACAGTTGCATCATGTAATTTAATCCTTGATGCAGCAACAGGTAAATCGAAAGGTTTTGCTTTTGTTGAAATGCCGCATGCACGTGAGGCGATTAAAGCCATTAAAGGGCTAAATACACTACGTTTACATGGCACGGGTATTCGTGTCAAACAGGCGGAAGATAAACCTGAGAAGCCAGAAGCATAA
- a CDS encoding ATP-dependent helicase: MSLASLIDELNPQQKQAATTELQHSLVLAGAGCGKTKTIVARAAYLIDQGIPANQIQILTFTRRSASEIVARVELALGEQAKGLRASTFHTFCMYLLRRVPKAFGLEQFSIIDRDDQLMMFRLIRGKDDKKNPNQLPKPQELCDLYSFARNTRQKLSDALEKQHPEHLAFKDQIAEIMKEYETRKRARSFLDYDDILAIVASALDQSDGLADYVASLCKHMLVDEMQDTNPLQWALLEPLKDKVSLFCVGDDAQSIYGFRGADFENIHHFKDRVPNAQVFKLEQNYRSTQEILDLSNWLLDQSEIQYNKRLDAHRGEGVKPRMHIFPNEFDEAKWIAIDIKERHYLQGSKWSDHMVLVRSSFAARHIEAACIAANVPYRFIGGMKLLETAHVKDLLSLLRVIANPLDDIAWMRFLTLWNGVGDVGASRLAQQLLLEPEFDLIFDKLEKFGRIPAETLLIMKQMTVLKQEVQACVSLGIQAIEAQLAENYKKDWNRRQGDFELVKQLASKHNQLSEFLEEYVLDPVSISEIERQSDSDVVTLITIHSAKGTEQKVCYVANVTPGQYPHARAQGDFNEVEEERRVLYVALTRAQNELILTKQNLSLWARDVIDEQGRKVESYFLNDLTRNLCSMETHHKPRQQTVKSALIERQSINLDFGINLD; the protein is encoded by the coding sequence ATGAGTTTAGCCAGCCTAATTGATGAATTAAACCCGCAACAAAAACAAGCTGCCACGACTGAGTTACAACACAGTCTGGTGCTTGCAGGGGCTGGCTGTGGCAAGACCAAAACCATTGTAGCGCGAGCGGCATACCTGATAGATCAAGGGATTCCAGCCAACCAAATCCAGATTTTAACCTTTACCCGTCGTTCAGCCAGCGAGATTGTGGCGCGAGTGGAGTTGGCTTTAGGTGAGCAGGCAAAAGGTCTGCGCGCTTCTACTTTTCATACTTTTTGTATGTATCTGCTACGCCGTGTGCCGAAAGCCTTTGGTTTAGAACAGTTTTCAATTATTGATCGTGATGATCAGTTGATGATGTTCCGCCTGATTCGTGGAAAAGATGATAAAAAAAATCCCAATCAGTTGCCTAAACCGCAAGAACTGTGTGATCTGTATTCTTTTGCACGCAATACGCGGCAGAAACTGAGTGATGCCTTAGAAAAACAGCATCCTGAGCATTTGGCTTTTAAAGATCAAATTGCGGAAATCATGAAAGAATATGAAACGAGAAAACGTGCTCGTAGTTTTTTAGATTATGACGATATTTTGGCAATCGTGGCCTCAGCACTCGATCAGTCAGACGGTTTAGCCGACTATGTGGCATCACTCTGTAAACACATGTTGGTCGATGAAATGCAGGATACCAATCCTTTGCAGTGGGCCTTGCTTGAACCGCTCAAAGATAAAGTGAGCCTGTTTTGTGTGGGGGATGATGCACAGTCAATTTATGGTTTCCGTGGGGCAGATTTTGAAAATATTCACCACTTTAAAGACCGTGTGCCGAATGCTCAGGTGTTTAAATTGGAGCAAAACTATCGCTCTACCCAAGAAATTTTAGACCTTTCTAATTGGTTGCTCGATCAATCTGAGATTCAATACAACAAACGTTTAGATGCACATCGCGGTGAAGGTGTGAAGCCCCGCATGCACATTTTCCCAAATGAATTTGATGAAGCAAAATGGATTGCGATCGACATTAAAGAGCGACATTATTTACAAGGAAGTAAATGGTCAGATCATATGGTTTTGGTCCGTTCTAGCTTTGCAGCACGGCATATTGAGGCCGCATGTATTGCAGCCAATGTCCCCTATCGATTTATTGGGGGTATGAAACTGCTTGAAACCGCGCATGTGAAAGATTTACTGAGCTTGCTGCGCGTGATTGCTAATCCTCTAGATGATATTGCATGGATGCGTTTTCTCACTCTGTGGAATGGGGTGGGAGATGTGGGTGCAAGCCGTCTTGCTCAGCAACTTCTACTGGAGCCTGAGTTTGATTTGATTTTTGATAAATTAGAAAAATTTGGACGGATTCCTGCTGAAACCTTGTTGATCATGAAGCAAATGACGGTGCTGAAACAGGAAGTACAGGCTTGCGTCAGTTTGGGTATTCAAGCGATTGAAGCACAATTGGCTGAAAATTATAAAAAAGACTGGAACCGCCGCCAAGGTGACTTTGAACTGGTCAAACAATTGGCGTCTAAACATAACCAGTTAAGTGAGTTCCTAGAGGAGTATGTGCTTGATCCTGTGTCAATTTCTGAAATCGAACGCCAGTCCGATAGTGATGTCGTCACCCTGATTACCATTCACTCGGCCAAAGGTACAGAGCAAAAGGTTTGTTATGTGGCGAATGTCACTCCGGGGCAGTATCCGCATGCCCGTGCTCAAGGCGATTTTAATGAGGTTGAAGAAGAGCGTCGGGTCTTGTATGTGGCGCTGACACGGGCTCAGAATGAGCTGATTTTAACTAAGCAAAATTTAAGTCTATGGGCACGAGATGTGATTGATGAGCAAGGGCGGAAAGTTGAAAGCTACTTTTTAAATGATCTGACGCGAAATTTGTGTAGCATGGAAACGCACCATAAGCCTCGCCAACAAACGGTAAAGAGTGCTTTAATTGAGCGCCAATCGATTAATTTAGATTTTGGGATTAATCTCGATTAA
- a CDS encoding glycerate kinase, whose protein sequence is MKTFVLAPDSFKESMTAERACVAMQRGIQNLIPNAVCIHVPMADGGEGTVDALLASLAGQKVECEVTGPLPSQRIKTYWGLFDGGQTAVIEMAKANGIHLLESAQRNPLLTTTLGTGQMIRHALDVGVSKIILALGGSVTNDAGSGMAQALGIRFLDVQGVELAVGGGHLQEIERIDMQALDPRLHGVQVLIASDVTNPLCGMQGASYVFGPQKGASTEMVEQLDQNLSHFADVVETQLNLQIRNVAGAGAAGGLGFGLMAFTGAQLQSGATWVIEQTQLAEKIKQADYVFTGEGSIDFQTKFGKTPWAVAQLAKQLNKPVIAFAGRVGEDIESLLDEGFSQIVSINESDCDLATALKDAEQHLQNSCEHITRLLLLNHVEQA, encoded by the coding sequence ATGAAAACTTTTGTACTAGCGCCCGATTCATTTAAAGAAAGTATGACTGCAGAGCGGGCCTGTGTGGCGATGCAACGTGGGATTCAAAACCTAATCCCTAATGCAGTATGTATACATGTACCCATGGCAGATGGTGGGGAAGGTACAGTCGATGCTTTATTAGCATCTTTAGCTGGCCAAAAAGTCGAATGTGAAGTAACAGGGCCATTGCCATCGCAACGAATTAAAACGTATTGGGGCTTATTTGATGGTGGGCAAACGGCTGTTATTGAAATGGCCAAAGCCAATGGGATTCATCTGCTTGAATCTGCGCAGCGGAATCCACTGCTAACCACAACTTTGGGAACGGGGCAAATGATTCGGCATGCCTTGGACGTAGGTGTGTCAAAAATTATTTTGGCACTCGGAGGCAGTGTCACCAATGATGCAGGCAGTGGCATGGCTCAAGCGCTTGGAATCAGGTTTTTAGATGTACAAGGGGTTGAACTGGCCGTTGGTGGTGGTCATTTACAAGAGATTGAACGGATTGATATGCAGGCTTTAGACCCACGCTTGCACGGGGTTCAAGTTTTGATTGCCTCTGATGTGACCAATCCACTATGTGGCATGCAAGGCGCCTCGTATGTGTTTGGTCCGCAAAAAGGGGCGAGCACAGAGATGGTTGAGCAGTTAGATCAAAACTTGAGTCACTTTGCGGATGTGGTCGAAACACAGCTTAATCTACAGATACGGAATGTTGCAGGGGCGGGTGCCGCAGGTGGGCTAGGCTTTGGCTTAATGGCATTCACAGGTGCTCAGCTTCAGTCAGGTGCGACGTGGGTGATTGAACAAACCCAACTGGCTGAGAAAATAAAGCAAGCTGATTATGTCTTCACTGGTGAGGGCAGTATCGACTTCCAAACCAAATTTGGCAAAACGCCGTGGGCGGTGGCTCAGTTAGCCAAACAGTTGAATAAACCAGTGATTGCCTTTGCTGGACGTGTTGGAGAGGATATTGAGTCATTATTGGATGAAGGGTTTAGTCAAATTGTTTCGATCAATGAGTCCGACTGTGATTTAGCCACAGCATTGAAAGATGCAGAACAGCATTTGCAAAACAGCTGTGAGCACATCACTCGACTTTTGCTTTTAAATCATGTTGAGCAAGCTTGA
- a CDS encoding HdeD family acid-resistance protein: MKTVGNDLVRHQLHENRKWYLGLGILLVLFGFVLLAALPFATLSVVFIFGVLMMIGGVLHFIAAFKIFEGSFRWLWALFGVLYLVAGYYAFSTPVKTAIVLTSVLAVFLIIAGVIRIFNAILFRAFQGWGWTLFSGVLTLLAGIMILTTPDAPFWVLGLFLAFDILFQGINYLSLASYIKREVPKSSADA, encoded by the coding sequence ATGAAAACAGTAGGTAATGATTTAGTTCGCCATCAACTCCATGAAAATCGTAAATGGTATTTGGGTTTAGGGATCTTATTGGTGTTGTTTGGTTTTGTCCTTTTGGCCGCTTTGCCTTTTGCAACCTTATCAGTGGTGTTTATCTTTGGCGTGTTGATGATGATAGGTGGTGTTTTACACTTCATCGCAGCTTTTAAGATTTTTGAGGGTAGCTTTCGCTGGCTATGGGCATTGTTTGGTGTGTTGTATTTGGTCGCAGGCTATTATGCATTTAGCACCCCTGTGAAAACAGCCATTGTTTTGACCAGTGTTTTAGCTGTTTTCCTGATTATTGCTGGGGTCATTCGTATCTTTAATGCAATCTTATTTCGAGCATTCCAAGGTTGGGGCTGGACACTTTTTTCTGGTGTTTTAACCCTGCTGGCGGGCATTATGATTTTAACCACACCAGATGCTCCATTTTGGGTGCTGGGTTTATTCCTTGCTTTTGATATTTTATTCCAAGGGATTAATTATCTTTCTTTAGCTTCTTATATCAAAAGAGAAGTCCCGAAAAGTTCAGCAGATGCCTAA
- the topA gene encoding type I DNA topoisomerase has translation MAKAPRSTSKSTTADSPEAGKKRALVIVESPAKAKTINKYLGSNYIVKSSVGHVRDLPTGGSSKTAEKKPATRTKLTDAQKAEKAQNALVNRMGVDPEHDWKAHYEVLPGKEHVVAELKKLASQVDEVYLATDLDREGEAIAWHLKEVIGGDDSRYQRVVFNEITKNAIQDAFKHPARLDIDKVNAQQARRFLDRVVGFMISPLLWEKIARGLSAGRVQSVAVKLVVEREREIRAFIPEEYWQVFADTKSQTDDIRLEAVKQAGKALKLRNKADTDALLKLIKDADYKVSAREDKPTKVNPSAPYITSTLQQAASTRLGFSVKKTMMLAQRLYEAGFITYMRTDSTFLSDDAVNMVRHHIETEFGTKYLPAKPNRYGNKAGAQEAHEAIRPSNVALKGDSLVGVERDAQRLYDLIWRQFVACQMTPAEYLSSTILVDANGVELKAKGRTLVFDGFTKVRGQNKSDDDVLLPAVKVGEILKLEKLDPSQHFTKPPARFTEASLVKELEKKGIGRPSTYAAIISTIQDRGYVKLENRRLFAEKMGEIVTDRLDESFNNLMNYDFTADLEGQLDKVADGERNWKELLDSFYGDFKKRLTNAQGEGGMRRNQPVEVEAVHCKECDRPMQIRTGTTGVFLGCSGYNLPPKERCKGTLNLTPVESLAALSDDDAAETADLMSKKRCPICETAMDSYVIDGGRKLHVCGNNPDCAGFELEEGEFKIKGYDGPTIPCDKCDGEMQLKTGRFGPYFACNSCDNTRKVLKSGQPAPPRVDPIKMEHLRSNKHDDFFVLRDGAAGLFLAASKFPKIRETRAPKVSELRSVAEQLDPKYQFILQAPDVDPEGNPTLVKFSRKNQAQYIGSETPEGKQTKWSLVFNDGKWVEA, from the coding sequence ATGGCGAAAGCTCCTCGGTCCACATCCAAAAGTACTACAGCAGATTCTCCTGAGGCTGGGAAAAAGCGTGCTTTAGTGATTGTGGAGTCGCCTGCAAAAGCGAAAACAATCAATAAATATTTAGGCTCGAATTACATTGTGAAGTCGTCTGTGGGTCACGTGCGTGATTTACCTACAGGTGGTTCCAGTAAGACTGCAGAAAAGAAGCCAGCAACACGAACCAAACTAACCGATGCTCAGAAAGCTGAAAAAGCACAAAATGCATTGGTCAATCGTATGGGGGTTGATCCTGAGCATGACTGGAAAGCACATTATGAAGTGCTTCCAGGTAAAGAGCATGTAGTTGCTGAACTGAAAAAGCTTGCTTCGCAAGTTGACGAGGTCTATCTCGCAACGGACTTGGACCGTGAAGGAGAAGCAATTGCTTGGCATTTAAAAGAAGTGATTGGTGGCGATGACTCACGTTATCAACGTGTGGTGTTCAACGAAATTACCAAAAATGCCATCCAAGATGCATTTAAGCATCCAGCACGCCTTGATATCGATAAAGTGAATGCGCAACAAGCACGCCGCTTTTTAGACCGTGTTGTTGGTTTTATGATTTCGCCCTTACTTTGGGAAAAAATTGCTCGTGGTTTATCGGCAGGCCGTGTTCAGTCTGTCGCAGTTAAACTGGTGGTTGAGCGTGAACGTGAAATTCGTGCGTTTATTCCCGAAGAATACTGGCAAGTTTTTGCAGACACCAAGTCACAGACCGATGACATCCGTTTAGAAGCTGTCAAACAAGCAGGTAAAGCTTTAAAGCTACGTAATAAAGCTGATACCGATGCTTTACTTAAGCTCATTAAAGATGCAGATTACAAAGTTTCAGCACGTGAAGATAAACCGACCAAGGTGAATCCGAGCGCGCCGTATATCACCTCGACTTTACAACAAGCTGCGAGTACACGTCTGGGCTTCTCTGTGAAGAAAACCATGATGTTGGCGCAGCGTTTGTATGAAGCGGGTTTTATTACTTATATGCGTACCGACTCAACCTTCTTGAGTGACGATGCGGTGAATATGGTACGTCATCATATTGAGACCGAGTTTGGTACGAAATATCTGCCTGCTAAGCCGAACCGCTATGGTAACAAAGCGGGTGCACAGGAAGCCCACGAAGCGATTCGTCCATCGAATGTAGCCTTAAAAGGCGACAGCTTGGTTGGTGTGGAACGCGATGCACAACGTTTGTATGACCTGATCTGGCGTCAATTCGTCGCGTGTCAAATGACACCTGCTGAATACTTGTCATCGACTATTTTAGTGGATGCCAACGGTGTTGAACTTAAAGCCAAAGGCCGTACCTTAGTCTTTGATGGTTTCACTAAAGTCCGTGGTCAAAATAAGTCTGACGATGATGTGTTATTGCCTGCGGTGAAAGTCGGTGAAATCCTGAAGCTTGAAAAATTAGATCCATCGCAACACTTTACTAAGCCCCCTGCACGTTTTACTGAAGCATCATTGGTGAAAGAGCTTGAGAAAAAGGGCATTGGTCGACCATCGACCTATGCGGCGATTATCTCGACCATTCAAGACCGTGGTTATGTCAAACTGGAAAACCGTCGTCTATTTGCAGAAAAAATGGGTGAAATTGTTACTGATCGTTTAGATGAAAGTTTCAATAACCTGATGAACTATGACTTTACTGCGGACTTAGAAGGTCAGCTCGATAAAGTGGCCGATGGTGAACGTAATTGGAAAGAGTTACTCGACAGTTTCTATGGCGACTTTAAAAAGCGCCTGACCAATGCGCAAGGTGAGGGCGGTATGCGCCGCAATCAACCAGTAGAGGTCGAAGCGGTTCACTGTAAAGAATGTGACCGACCAATGCAGATTCGTACGGGAACCACAGGTGTCTTCTTAGGGTGTTCGGGCTATAACTTACCGCCGAAAGAGCGTTGTAAAGGTACGTTGAACTTAACGCCAGTTGAATCACTTGCTGCACTTTCTGATGATGATGCAGCAGAAACAGCAGATTTGATGTCGAAAAAACGCTGTCCAATCTGTGAAACTGCTATGGACAGTTATGTGATCGATGGTGGTCGTAAGCTACATGTCTGTGGTAACAACCCAGACTGTGCTGGTTTTGAACTTGAAGAAGGTGAGTTCAAAATCAAAGGTTATGATGGCCCAACCATTCCATGTGATAAGTGTGATGGGGAAATGCAGCTGAAGACGGGTCGTTTTGGCCCTTATTTTGCTTGTAACAGCTGTGATAACACGCGTAAAGTACTGAAAAGTGGTCAACCTGCACCTCCACGTGTCGACCCAATTAAAATGGAACACTTGCGTTCGAACAAGCATGATGATTTCTTTGTCTTGCGTGATGGTGCAGCAGGGTTATTCTTGGCTGCAAGTAAATTCCCGAAAATTCGTGAAACACGTGCGCCAAAAGTATCTGAATTACGTTCTGTTGCTGAACAGCTTGATCCAAAATATCAATTCATTTTGCAAGCACCAGATGTCGACCCAGAAGGAAACCCAACGTTGGTGAAATTCAGCCGTAAAAACCAAGCACAATATATTGGCTCTGAAACGCCTGAAGGTAAGCAAACCAAGTGGTCATTGGTGTTCAATGATGGAAAATGGGTTGAAGCCTAA
- a CDS encoding ammonium transporter, translating into MENTGIWVVGFIILFILGSIFGLRVSPREKALGEMRDKARKMGLHPRLVAAPDWTKIPMASENRASMVAYYSVLIPEARLPLMRARVVDQQLELITGDDKFKHLPIELKGIYAIDMQANCVGLYWDEHSDLRATQLDAMKAYLQSLAEL; encoded by the coding sequence ATGGAAAATACTGGAATTTGGGTTGTTGGATTTATCATCTTATTCATCCTCGGCTCGATTTTTGGACTACGTGTCAGTCCAAGAGAGAAAGCTTTAGGTGAAATGCGTGATAAAGCGCGTAAGATGGGTTTACACCCGCGTTTAGTTGCAGCACCTGACTGGACAAAAATACCAATGGCTTCGGAAAATCGTGCCAGTATGGTGGCGTACTATAGTGTCCTGATTCCAGAAGCACGCCTACCTTTAATGCGCGCTCGCGTTGTTGATCAACAGCTTGAGCTCATTACAGGTGATGACAAGTTTAAACATTTACCCATTGAATTAAAGGGTATTTATGCTATTGATATGCAAGCAAACTGCGTGGGACTCTATTGGGATGAGCATTCTGACTTAAGAGCAACCCAGTTAGATGCCATGAAAGCATATTTACAGTCTTTGGCTGAACTTTAA
- a CDS encoding SlyX family protein, with the protein MSKQQNIDNQAPLSAPIEDLQVRIAFLDDLVEQLNEQLVIQGLEIADLKKQMQILYQRVESSDLSDGIATFDPMADRPPHY; encoded by the coding sequence GTGTCTAAACAACAAAATATTGATAATCAAGCGCCATTGTCCGCACCCATTGAAGATTTGCAAGTCCGAATTGCATTTTTAGATGATTTAGTTGAACAACTGAATGAACAATTGGTGATTCAAGGGCTGGAAATTGCTGATTTAAAAAAACAAATGCAAATTTTGTATCAACGTGTTGAATCTTCAGATTTGTCCGATGGAATTGCGACATTTGACCCGATGGCCGATCGTCCACCACATTATTAA